The Acinetobacter defluvii genome includes a region encoding these proteins:
- a CDS encoding cysteine peptidase family C39 domain-containing protein has protein sequence MSMPDEILNLPLNCGVFALWCVIRQYGLDISPAQLIELSKHDAEEGTFTIGLAVALYKLGFDLTFYTDIDLNQHLKEQDAYFETGQLAIPILPALSYPAIQHEIENNQALVIVFYDDLEGVGNHSLVYSIEEDEICFFDSLEPMSRQVFERQRRAEGICQQAIVIHCYHTVEQLS, from the coding sequence ATGAGTATGCCTGATGAAATTTTAAATTTACCATTAAACTGTGGGGTATTTGCTTTATGGTGTGTAATTCGCCAATATGGTTTGGATATTTCACCTGCTCAATTGATTGAATTATCTAAACATGATGCTGAAGAAGGTACCTTTACGATTGGTCTAGCTGTCGCATTGTATAAGTTAGGCTTTGATCTTACTTTTTATACAGATATTGATTTGAATCAGCATCTTAAAGAGCAAGATGCGTATTTTGAAACAGGGCAGTTAGCAATTCCTATTTTACCTGCTTTAAGTTATCCAGCAATTCAGCATGAAATAGAAAATAATCAAGCATTGGTCATAGTTTTCTATGATGATTTGGAAGGCGTGGGAAATCATTCGTTGGTGTATAGTATTGAAGAAGATGAAATTTGCTTTTTTGATAGCTTAGAACCGATGTCACGACAAGTTTTTGAGCGACAACGTCGAGCGGAGGGTATTTGTCAGCAAGCGATTGTAATTCATTGTTATCATACAGTTGAACAACTGAGTTAA
- a CDS encoding 4'-phosphopantetheinyl transferase family protein, with protein MKNTKIHIHVQALAQFIHLTQANFEKLPDFNYYKKNQIYQQRNQYLSAFLQHNILDQDILKTEFGKPYLNHFENIAFNHSHSQNHYALAISKHMQDIGVDIEDLERKVRFEALAKHAFHPQEYQTWQDLDCDPEYWFKVWTSKEAVLKASGLGIRLNLNELNTHAHPFENGGICAHSLIGVFAYQSYRLPHCMLTIAWRSEYSCKGFAFPQIEIISH; from the coding sequence ATGAAAAATACAAAGATCCATATCCATGTTCAAGCATTGGCTCAGTTTATTCATTTAACACAAGCAAACTTTGAAAAATTACCAGACTTTAATTATTATAAAAAAAATCAAATTTATCAGCAGCGTAATCAGTACCTCTCTGCATTTTTACAGCATAATATTTTAGACCAAGATATTCTTAAAACCGAATTTGGTAAACCTTATCTTAACCATTTTGAAAATATAGCCTTTAACCATTCACATAGCCAAAATCATTATGCTTTGGCAATTTCAAAGCACATGCAAGATATTGGTGTAGATATTGAAGATTTAGAGCGCAAAGTTCGTTTTGAGGCTTTGGCAAAACATGCTTTTCATCCACAAGAATACCAAACTTGGCAAGATTTGGACTGTGATCCTGAATACTGGTTCAAGGTCTGGACAAGTAAAGAAGCTGTGTTAAAAGCATCAGGTTTGGGCATTCGTTTGAATTTGAATGAATTAAATACCCATGCGCATCCGTTTGAAAATGGCGGAATTTGTGCTCATTCGTTGATTGGCGTATTTGCTTATCAGAGTTATCGTTTGCCACATTGTATGCTCACGATTGCATGGCGTTCAGAATATTCATGTAAAGGCTTTGCATTTCCACAGATTGAAATTATCTCACATTAG
- the omp38 gene encoding outer membrane protein Omp38 → MKLSRIALAMLVAVPLAAANAGVTVTPLLVGYTWQDSEHNNDKLTTHAELQDDLFVGAALGVELTPWLGFEAEYNQVKGDLEGTGKAGAEYKQRTVAGNFYATSDLITKNYDSKIKPYVLLGAGQTKTDFDGIYADKEDTIGNAGAGIFWRLNDALSLRTEARGTYDFDEKYWRYTALAGLNVVLGGHLKPAAPVVEVAPVEPVAPTPVAPAPQEITEPLNMELRVFFDTNKSNIKAQYKPEIAKVAEKLNEFPNATARIEGHTDNTGPRQLNERLSLARANSVKSALVSEFNIDASRLSTQGFAWDQPIADNKTKEGRAMNRRVFAAITGSRTVLAQPAQ, encoded by the coding sequence ATGAAATTGAGTCGTATCGCACTTGCTATGCTTGTTGCTGTACCATTAGCTGCTGCTAACGCTGGTGTAACTGTAACCCCATTATTGGTTGGTTATACGTGGCAAGATAGCGAGCACAATAATGACAAGCTAACTACCCATGCAGAATTACAAGATGATTTATTCGTTGGCGCTGCTCTTGGTGTTGAATTAACACCTTGGTTAGGTTTTGAAGCTGAATATAATCAAGTTAAAGGTGATTTAGAGGGTACTGGCAAAGCTGGTGCTGAATATAAACAACGTACGGTTGCTGGTAACTTCTATGCCACTTCTGACTTAATCACTAAAAACTATGACAGCAAAATCAAACCTTATGTATTATTAGGTGCTGGTCAAACTAAGACTGATTTTGATGGTATTTATGCGGATAAAGAAGATACTATCGGTAATGCAGGTGCAGGTATATTCTGGCGTTTAAATGATGCTTTATCTCTACGTACTGAAGCGCGTGGTACTTATGACTTCGATGAAAAGTACTGGAGATATACAGCACTTGCTGGTCTTAACGTAGTTCTTGGTGGTCACTTGAAACCTGCTGCACCTGTAGTAGAAGTTGCTCCAGTTGAGCCAGTTGCTCCTACTCCTGTAGCGCCAGCGCCACAAGAGATTACTGAGCCACTTAACATGGAACTTCGTGTATTCTTTGATACAAACAAATCAAATATCAAAGCACAATACAAACCAGAAATCGCTAAGGTTGCTGAGAAGTTAAATGAGTTCCCGAATGCGACTGCTCGTATTGAAGGTCACACAGATAACACCGGTCCACGTCAATTAAACGAACGTTTATCTTTAGCGCGTGCTAACTCTGTTAAATCTGCTCTTGTAAGCGAATTCAACATTGATGCATCTCGTTTGTCTACTCAAGGTTTCGCTTGGGATCAACCGATTGCTGACAACAAAACTAAAGAAGGTCGTGCTATGAACCGTCGCGTATTCGCTGCGATCACTGGTAGCCGTACTGTTCTTGCTCAACCAGCTCAATAA
- a CDS encoding excinuclease, translated as MSIKNICIAFTLGLSGMASVQAADSMHQFNFKEAVDRAVADGVLDGSVKFYLAGTKSGGQILQKGLVTNKKTNGFGKSAENACDHVLRSALIQFQNTAKSRGANAVTNITSFYKSNETRSTTTYDCAKGTAVAGVTLKGDIAKL; from the coding sequence ATGTCTATTAAAAATATTTGTATCGCTTTCACTTTGGGGCTAAGCGGGATGGCTTCTGTACAAGCTGCAGATTCTATGCATCAATTTAATTTTAAAGAAGCTGTTGACCGCGCTGTTGCCGATGGCGTTTTGGATGGTTCTGTAAAGTTTTATTTAGCAGGGACAAAATCAGGTGGTCAGATTTTACAAAAAGGTTTGGTCACCAATAAAAAGACCAATGGTTTTGGAAAGTCTGCAGAAAATGCTTGTGATCATGTATTACGCTCAGCATTGATTCAATTTCAAAATACTGCAAAATCTCGTGGAGCGAATGCAGTGACCAATATTACCAGCTTCTATAAATCAAATGAAACACGTAGCACCACAACCTATGATTGTGCCAAAGGTACAGCAGTGGCTGGTGTTACACTAAAAGGTGATATTGCAAAACTCTAA
- a CDS encoding thiolase family protein codes for MIDIVIVNGARTAMGGFQGSLASVTAPELGATVIKEAVARAGLQPTDVEEVIMGCVLPAGLKQGPARQAMRQAGLPDTTGAVTINKLCGSGMKAVMQAADAIKAGSANVIVAGGMESMSNAPYLLPKARGGFRMGHGEIKDHMFFDGLEDAETGRLMGSFAQDMANTKGYTREQMDEFAIRSLKRAQNAINEGFFVDEIVPVTVSGRKGDVIIDKDEQPFNANIEKIPSLRPAFAKDGTITAANASSISDGASALVLTSAEYASAKGLKPLAKIVAYASNSQHPSEFTIAPVGAIQKVLNKAGWDVQDVDLWEINEAFAMVTMCPIDEFKLDAEKVNINGGACALGHPVGSTGSRIILTLIHALKRTGGKKGIAALCIGGGEATAVAVEIL; via the coding sequence ATGATAGACATCGTAATTGTCAATGGTGCCCGTACTGCAATGGGTGGATTCCAAGGCAGCTTGGCAAGTGTAACTGCACCTGAGCTTGGTGCAACTGTAATCAAGGAAGCTGTGGCGCGTGCTGGTTTACAACCTACCGATGTTGAAGAAGTAATTATGGGCTGTGTTCTACCGGCTGGTTTAAAGCAAGGTCCTGCACGCCAAGCAATGCGTCAAGCAGGGCTTCCTGATACAACAGGTGCCGTGACTATTAATAAGCTTTGCGGTTCTGGAATGAAAGCAGTGATGCAAGCTGCTGATGCAATTAAAGCAGGTTCTGCCAATGTGATTGTTGCAGGTGGTATGGAGTCTATGAGCAATGCACCTTATTTACTGCCAAAAGCACGTGGCGGCTTCCGCATGGGGCATGGCGAAATCAAAGATCATATGTTCTTTGATGGTTTAGAGGATGCTGAAACAGGTCGTCTCATGGGATCATTTGCACAAGACATGGCAAATACCAAAGGCTATACCCGTGAACAAATGGATGAGTTTGCAATTCGCTCATTAAAACGTGCGCAAAATGCGATTAATGAAGGTTTTTTTGTAGATGAAATTGTCCCTGTCACTGTTTCAGGTCGCAAAGGCGATGTGATTATTGATAAAGATGAACAACCTTTTAATGCCAATATTGAAAAAATTCCAAGCTTACGTCCAGCTTTCGCTAAAGATGGCACGATTACGGCTGCCAATGCAAGTTCAATTTCTGATGGTGCATCTGCGTTAGTGTTAACGTCTGCTGAATATGCGTCTGCAAAAGGCTTAAAACCTTTAGCAAAAATTGTCGCTTATGCTTCAAACTCGCAACATCCTTCTGAATTCACTATTGCTCCTGTGGGTGCTATTCAAAAAGTCTTGAATAAAGCAGGCTGGGATGTTCAAGATGTTGATTTATGGGAAATCAATGAGGCATTTGCAATGGTGACCATGTGTCCAATTGATGAGTTCAAGCTAGACGCTGAAAAAGTCAATATTAATGGGGGAGCTTGTGCATTGGGTCATCCTGTTGGCTCTACAGGTTCACGTATTATTTTAACGTTAATACATGCTCTTAAGCGTACAGGTGGTAAAAAAGGTATTGCTGCTCTGTGCATCGGTGGTGGCGAAGCAACGGCTGTTGCAGTCGAAATTTTATAA
- a CDS encoding GspH/FimT family pseudopilin yields the protein MYLYCKQYGLTLVELVICVCVIGILASISTPYYLHILQERERKNIFPLLDQHIKFAKNSAILHHSTIIICSTSDLQSCQDDQWNRSILIFIDKNNNKQRDSNEPILQETKTQFKYGSLKWAGSITHQKLLAFRADTGLPRGSSGSFYYCSLDDSSLHLRFKMGQMAHLRQESTATC from the coding sequence ATGTATTTATATTGTAAACAATACGGTTTAACCTTGGTTGAACTTGTCATTTGTGTTTGTGTTATCGGCATTCTTGCCAGTATATCAACTCCATATTATCTTCATATACTGCAAGAGCGAGAACGAAAAAATATTTTCCCTTTACTTGATCAGCATATAAAATTTGCAAAAAATAGTGCTATTTTACATCATAGTACGATTATTATTTGCTCAACCTCTGATCTTCAATCTTGTCAAGATGATCAATGGAATAGGAGTATTCTTATTTTCATAGACAAAAATAATAATAAACAACGTGATAGTAATGAGCCCATATTACAAGAAACAAAAACGCAGTTTAAGTATGGCTCTTTAAAATGGGCTGGCAGTATTACTCATCAAAAATTATTAGCTTTTCGAGCTGATACTGGTTTACCTAGGGGATCATCAGGTAGCTTTTATTATTGTAGTTTAGATGATTCAAGCCTGCATTTACGCTTTAAAATGGGACAGATGGCACATCTAAGACAAGAATCGACAGCAACATGCTAA